A genomic region of Saccopteryx bilineata isolate mSacBil1 chromosome 1, mSacBil1_pri_phased_curated, whole genome shotgun sequence contains the following coding sequences:
- the UNC93B1 gene encoding protein unc-93 homolog B1 isoform X1, whose translation MAEPPLYPVAGAAGPQGDEDRLGVADGAGVPLDELVGAYPNYNEEEEERRYYRRKRLGVLKNVLAASAGGTLTYGVYLGLLQMQLILHYDETYREVKYGNMGLPDIDSKMLIGINVTPIAALLYTPVLIRFFGTKWMMFLGVGIYALFVSTNYWERYYTLVPSAVALGMAIVPLWASMGNYITRMAQKYYEYSHYKERDEQSPQQRPPRGSHAPYLLVFQAIFYSFFHLSFACAQLPMIYFLNNYLYDLNHTLFHVKQCGTNSQGILSGFNKTVLRTLPRSRNLIVVESVLMAVAFLAMLLVLGFCGAAYRPTEEIDLRSVGWGNIFQLPFKHVRDFRLRHLVPFFIYSGFEVLFACTGLALGYGVCSVGLERLAYLLVAYSLGASASSALGLLGLWLPRQVPLVSGAGLHLVLTLGLFLWAPAPRVLKHTWILYVAAVLWGVGSALNKTGLSTLLGILYEDKERQDFIFTIYHWWQAVAIFTVYLGSSLPMKAKLAILLLTLVVATVSYLSMEQKLRRGVVPRQPRIPRPQHKVRGYRYLEEDNSDESDAEGERGGGGGSGPGDGAEEEAQPAGPRSGPEPAGFCRRPCPYEQAQGGDGPEEQQ comes from the exons ATGGCGGAACCGCCGCTCTACCCAGTGGCCGGGGCCGCGGGGCCGCAAGGCGATGAGGACCGGCTCGGGGTTGCCGACGGGGCCGGGGTCCCG CTTGACGAGCTGGTAGGCGCGTATCCCAACTAcaacgaggaggaggaggagcgccGCTACTACCGCCGCAAGCGCCTCGGCGTGCTCAAGAACGTGCTGGCGGCCAGCGCGGGCGGCACACTCACCTACGGCGTGTACCTGG GCCTCCTGCAGATGCAGCTGATCCTGCACTACGATGAGACCTACCGAGAGGTGAAATATGGCAACATGGGGCTGCCGGACATCGACAGCAAAATGCTCATAGGCATCAACGTGACGCCCATTGCCGCCCTGCTCTACACACCTGTGCTCATCAG GTTTTTTGGCACCAAGTGGATGATGTTCCTGGGTGTGGGCATCTATGCCCTCTTTGTCTCCACCAACTACTGGGAACGCTACTACACGCTTGTGCCCTCAGCCGTGGCCCTGGGCATGGCCATCGTGCCTCTTTGGGCCTCCATGGGCAACTACATCACCAG GATGGCCCAGAAATACTACGAGTACTCCCATTACAAGGAGCGGGATGAGCAGAGCCCTCAGCAGCGCCCCCCACGGGGCTCCCATGCTCCCTACCTCCTGGTCTTCCAAGCCATCTTCTATAGCTTCTTCCAT CTGAGCTTTGCCTGTGCCCAGCTGCCCATGATCTACTTCCTGAACAACTACCTATATGACCTGAATCACACACTGTTCCACGTAAAGCAATGCG GCACCAACAGCCAGGGCATCCTCAGCGGCTTCAACAAGACGGTTCTCCGGACGCTGCCGCGGAGCCGAAACCTCATTGTGGTGGAGAGCGTGCTCATGGCGGTGGCCTTCCTGGCCATGCTGCTG GTGCTGGGTTTTTGCGGTGCCGCGTACCGGCCCACCGAGGAGATCGACCTGCGCAGCGTGGGCTGGGGCAACATCTTTCAGCTGCCCTTCAAGCACGTGCGCGACTTCCGCTTGCGCCACCTCGTGCCGTTCTTCATCTACAGCGGCTTTGAGGTGCTGTTCGCTTGCACTGGTCTCGCCCTG GGCTACGGTGTGTGCTCCGTGGGGCTGGAACGCCTAGCCTACCTCCTTGTGGCTTATAGCCTGGGTGCCTCGGCCTCCTCAGCCCTGGGCCTGCTGGGGCTGTGGCTGCCGCGCCAGGTGCCCCTGGTGTCCGGGGCCGGACTGCACCTGGTGCTCACTCTCGGCCTCTTTCTCTGGGCCCCGGCACCTCGAGTCCTGAAACATACCTGGATCCTCTATGTCGCAGCTGTCCTCTGGGGTGTGGGCAGTGCCCTTAACAAGACGGGGCTCTCCA CACTGCTGGGAATTCTGTATGAGGACAAAGAGAGGCAAGACTTCATCTTCACCATATACCACTGGTGGCAGGCTGTGGCCATCTTCACTGTGTACCTGGGCTCCAGCCTGCCCATGAAG GCTAAGCTGGCCATCCTGCTGCTGACGCTGGTGGTGGCCACAGTCTCGTACCTGTCGATGGAGCAGAAGCTGCGACGGGGCGTGGTCCCGCGCCAGCCCCGCATCCCGCGGCCGCAGCACAAGGTGCGTGGTTACCGCTACCTGGAGGAGGACAATTCCGATGAGAGCGACGCGGAGGGCGAGCGCGGCGGAGGTGGTGGCAGCGGCCCCGGGGACGGCGCGGAGGAGGAGGCGCAGCCCGCGGGGCCCCGGTCCGGCCCAgagccagccggcttctgccgcCGTCCTTGCCCCTACGAACAGGCGCAGGGAGGCGATGGTCCCGAGGAGCAGCAGTGA
- the UNC93B1 gene encoding protein unc-93 homolog B1 isoform X2, translating into MQLILHYDETYREVKYGNMGLPDIDSKMLIGINVTPIAALLYTPVLIRFFGTKWMMFLGVGIYALFVSTNYWERYYTLVPSAVALGMAIVPLWASMGNYITRMAQKYYEYSHYKERDEQSPQQRPPRGSHAPYLLVFQAIFYSFFHLSFACAQLPMIYFLNNYLYDLNHTLFHVKQCGTNSQGILSGFNKTVLRTLPRSRNLIVVESVLMAVAFLAMLLVLGFCGAAYRPTEEIDLRSVGWGNIFQLPFKHVRDFRLRHLVPFFIYSGFEVLFACTGLALGYGVCSVGLERLAYLLVAYSLGASASSALGLLGLWLPRQVPLVSGAGLHLVLTLGLFLWAPAPRVLKHTWILYVAAVLWGVGSALNKTGLSTLLGILYEDKERQDFIFTIYHWWQAVAIFTVYLGSSLPMKAKLAILLLTLVVATVSYLSMEQKLRRGVVPRQPRIPRPQHKVRGYRYLEEDNSDESDAEGERGGGGGSGPGDGAEEEAQPAGPRSGPEPAGFCRRPCPYEQAQGGDGPEEQQ; encoded by the exons ATGCAGCTGATCCTGCACTACGATGAGACCTACCGAGAGGTGAAATATGGCAACATGGGGCTGCCGGACATCGACAGCAAAATGCTCATAGGCATCAACGTGACGCCCATTGCCGCCCTGCTCTACACACCTGTGCTCATCAG GTTTTTTGGCACCAAGTGGATGATGTTCCTGGGTGTGGGCATCTATGCCCTCTTTGTCTCCACCAACTACTGGGAACGCTACTACACGCTTGTGCCCTCAGCCGTGGCCCTGGGCATGGCCATCGTGCCTCTTTGGGCCTCCATGGGCAACTACATCACCAG GATGGCCCAGAAATACTACGAGTACTCCCATTACAAGGAGCGGGATGAGCAGAGCCCTCAGCAGCGCCCCCCACGGGGCTCCCATGCTCCCTACCTCCTGGTCTTCCAAGCCATCTTCTATAGCTTCTTCCAT CTGAGCTTTGCCTGTGCCCAGCTGCCCATGATCTACTTCCTGAACAACTACCTATATGACCTGAATCACACACTGTTCCACGTAAAGCAATGCG GCACCAACAGCCAGGGCATCCTCAGCGGCTTCAACAAGACGGTTCTCCGGACGCTGCCGCGGAGCCGAAACCTCATTGTGGTGGAGAGCGTGCTCATGGCGGTGGCCTTCCTGGCCATGCTGCTG GTGCTGGGTTTTTGCGGTGCCGCGTACCGGCCCACCGAGGAGATCGACCTGCGCAGCGTGGGCTGGGGCAACATCTTTCAGCTGCCCTTCAAGCACGTGCGCGACTTCCGCTTGCGCCACCTCGTGCCGTTCTTCATCTACAGCGGCTTTGAGGTGCTGTTCGCTTGCACTGGTCTCGCCCTG GGCTACGGTGTGTGCTCCGTGGGGCTGGAACGCCTAGCCTACCTCCTTGTGGCTTATAGCCTGGGTGCCTCGGCCTCCTCAGCCCTGGGCCTGCTGGGGCTGTGGCTGCCGCGCCAGGTGCCCCTGGTGTCCGGGGCCGGACTGCACCTGGTGCTCACTCTCGGCCTCTTTCTCTGGGCCCCGGCACCTCGAGTCCTGAAACATACCTGGATCCTCTATGTCGCAGCTGTCCTCTGGGGTGTGGGCAGTGCCCTTAACAAGACGGGGCTCTCCA CACTGCTGGGAATTCTGTATGAGGACAAAGAGAGGCAAGACTTCATCTTCACCATATACCACTGGTGGCAGGCTGTGGCCATCTTCACTGTGTACCTGGGCTCCAGCCTGCCCATGAAG GCTAAGCTGGCCATCCTGCTGCTGACGCTGGTGGTGGCCACAGTCTCGTACCTGTCGATGGAGCAGAAGCTGCGACGGGGCGTGGTCCCGCGCCAGCCCCGCATCCCGCGGCCGCAGCACAAGGTGCGTGGTTACCGCTACCTGGAGGAGGACAATTCCGATGAGAGCGACGCGGAGGGCGAGCGCGGCGGAGGTGGTGGCAGCGGCCCCGGGGACGGCGCGGAGGAGGAGGCGCAGCCCGCGGGGCCCCGGTCCGGCCCAgagccagccggcttctgccgcCGTCCTTGCCCCTACGAACAGGCGCAGGGAGGCGATGGTCCCGAGGAGCAGCAGTGA